A single region of the Streptomyces sp. NBC_00236 genome encodes:
- a CDS encoding TetR/AcrR family transcriptional regulator, which translates to MRTDTNDPGLTRAIAQPETEDRTALRILDAALEQFTLLGLRRSSVDDVAKRAGVSRVTVFRRFQTKDNLVEATLLRELDRFFQRLDAAVAALPTMEERVVEGFVVALRHTRAHPLFGGLLRLEPEVVLPYLTVQGGFSLSATVTYLTGHLRRAQQAEGRRDEDPQPVAELMVRVAVSFLLNPASCIEMDDEDQARAFARRYLAPLLDA; encoded by the coding sequence ATGAGAACTGACACGAACGACCCGGGGCTCACCCGGGCCATCGCCCAGCCGGAGACGGAGGACCGTACGGCGCTGCGGATCCTCGACGCCGCACTGGAGCAGTTCACCCTTCTGGGCCTGCGCCGCTCCTCCGTGGACGATGTCGCCAAGCGCGCCGGGGTCTCCCGCGTCACCGTCTTCAGGCGGTTCCAGACGAAGGACAACCTGGTCGAGGCGACCCTGCTGCGCGAGCTCGACCGGTTCTTCCAGCGGCTGGACGCGGCGGTGGCGGCGCTGCCGACCATGGAGGAGCGGGTCGTCGAGGGCTTCGTGGTGGCCCTGCGCCACACCAGGGCCCATCCGCTCTTCGGTGGCCTGCTGCGTCTCGAACCCGAGGTCGTGCTGCCCTATCTGACCGTGCAGGGCGGTTTCTCGCTCTCCGCCACGGTCACCTACCTGACGGGCCACCTGCGCCGCGCCCAGCAGGCCGAGGGTCGCCGTGACGAGGACCCGCAGCCGGTCGCCGAGCTCATGGTGCGCGTCGCCGTCTCGTTCCTCCTCAACCCCGCAAGCTGCATCGAGATGGACGACGAGGACCAGGCCCGGGCCTTCGCCCGCCGCTACCTGGCACCGCTGCTGGACGCCTGA
- a CDS encoding aldehyde dehydrogenase family protein translates to MPDTTPVAAPSVATFTTHSPATGEPIAEHPLNGPEEVSRATARARAAQAGWAALPASRRRDHLLRWKKAIATDLDAVARTIAEETGKPAGDAALEVVLTLEHLAWAARNAGRVLRRRKAGTGLFTVHQRASLVHRPLGVIGVIGPWNYPLYTPMGSIGYALAAGNAVVFKPSELTPGTGVLLAGLFDAAVPEHAGLLTTVTGAASTGDALARSGVDKLAFTGSPGTARKVMAVCAETLTPFLAECGGKDAVIVTADADLDAAADAIVWGALSNAGQTCAGVERVYAVREIHAALCERVVKRAEALRPGAEADAAYGPMTLPGQVAIVERHVTGAVSAGARALLGGPESIRAPYVAPVVLTGVPEDAAAMTEETFGPVVVVNAVADVDEAVERANASRYALGAAVFCRSGRAGAAIAARLRAGAVSVNSVLGFAAVPALPFGGSQDSGFGRLHGEEGLRSFTSVQSTTVQRFTPPIALTSFDVPAATRERAVRLARALHRRR, encoded by the coding sequence ACGGGCCGGAAGAGGTCTCCCGCGCCACGGCCCGGGCCCGGGCCGCCCAGGCCGGCTGGGCGGCACTGCCCGCGTCCCGGCGCCGTGACCACCTGTTGCGCTGGAAGAAGGCCATCGCCACCGACCTGGACGCGGTGGCCCGCACCATCGCCGAGGAGACCGGCAAGCCGGCCGGCGACGCCGCACTGGAGGTCGTCCTCACGCTGGAGCACCTGGCCTGGGCCGCGCGCAACGCCGGACGCGTGCTGCGCCGGAGGAAGGCGGGCACCGGACTGTTCACCGTCCACCAGCGGGCCTCGCTGGTGCACCGGCCGCTGGGCGTGATCGGCGTGATCGGCCCCTGGAACTACCCCCTGTACACCCCGATGGGCTCCATCGGCTACGCGCTGGCCGCAGGAAACGCCGTGGTCTTCAAGCCGTCCGAGCTGACCCCGGGCACCGGCGTCCTGCTGGCCGGGCTCTTCGACGCCGCCGTGCCCGAGCACGCCGGGCTGCTCACCACCGTCACCGGAGCGGCGTCCACCGGGGATGCTCTGGCCCGGTCCGGGGTCGACAAGCTGGCGTTCACCGGTTCGCCGGGGACCGCTCGCAAGGTGATGGCGGTCTGCGCCGAGACGCTGACGCCGTTCCTCGCCGAGTGCGGCGGGAAGGACGCGGTGATCGTCACCGCGGACGCGGACCTCGACGCGGCGGCGGATGCGATCGTGTGGGGTGCGCTGAGCAACGCGGGCCAGACCTGCGCGGGGGTCGAGCGCGTCTATGCGGTGCGTGAGATCCACGCGGCGCTGTGCGAACGGGTGGTCAAGCGGGCCGAGGCGCTGCGGCCGGGCGCCGAGGCGGACGCCGCGTACGGCCCGATGACGCTGCCGGGCCAGGTCGCGATCGTCGAACGTCATGTGACCGGTGCGGTCTCGGCGGGTGCGCGTGCCCTGCTGGGCGGGCCCGAGTCGATTCGCGCCCCGTACGTCGCGCCGGTCGTGCTGACCGGCGTTCCGGAGGACGCGGCGGCGATGACGGAGGAGACCTTCGGGCCGGTCGTGGTGGTCAACGCGGTGGCCGACGTGGACGAGGCGGTGGAGCGGGCGAACGCCTCGCGTTACGCCCTGGGAGCCGCGGTGTTCTGCCGCAGCGGACGCGCCGGTGCGGCGATCGCGGCGCGGCTGCGCGCGGGGGCGGTGTCGGTGAACTCGGTGCTGGGCTTCGCGGCGGTGCCGGCGCTGCCGTTCGGCGGTTCGCAGGACTCCGGCTTCGGGCGGCTCCACGGCGAGGAAGGACTGCGTTCCTTCACCTCCGTGCAGTCGACCACGGTGCAGCGGTTCACCCCGCCGATCGCGCTGACCTCCTTCGACGTTCCGGCCGCCACGCGGGAGCGCGCGGTGCGGCTGGCCCGGGCACTGCACCGACGCCGTTGA